Part of the Mangifera indica cultivar Alphonso chromosome 4, CATAS_Mindica_2.1, whole genome shotgun sequence genome, CCAATTGGATgtgaaaaatatcttctttcATGACACTATTTTTTAAGAGGTATACATGAAACAGTTTTTTGGTTTCATTGATACAACTAATCTTTCTCATGTTTGCAAATTAAAGAAAGCCCTTTACAGCCTCAAGCAAGCACCATGAGCATGATATCACACCTTACCAACATTCTTGTTGCATTATGAGTTCACAAACTCCAAAGTCaatgttttgtcttttatttacaataataatagtgtttaagtttattttttggtCTATGTGGATGACTTACTTGTCGGAAACAACAATTAGACATTTCTCAACAATTTCTTTACTATCTTTTTAATcgtttttcaataaaaaacttAGGATTCATTCACTATTTTTTAGAAGTCAAAGTTCTTGGTACATTAGTTGACTTATTCTTTAACTAACATAACTATATTCATGAGTTACTTCAATGCCAAAATATGAATGGTGCTAAAAAGGTAACGATCATCTTCCAAATCTTTGTTCTTTACAATTACATGATGGTTCATCTACTATTAATCCTACTATTTTTATATAAGTTATTTAGGGTGCTTATCCATTACATGACCTAATATTGTTTTTCCTGTGAATAAACTTTCTCAATTCATGCACAAGCCTATTGAATATCATTGGTAGATTGTCAAAAGTGTACTTCGACTTTTGAAAGAAACCTTTTTCCATggttttctcataaaaaaacaattttctttatcCCTCACTGCATTTTCTAACGTTGATTGAGTTGGAAACAAGGATGATTCAACCTCtacatgtgtatatataatttatcttagtAGTACTCCAATTTCATAGAGTTCTAAGAAGTAATGAATAGTTGCACAATCCTCTATAGAAGCAGAATATGAGGTTGTCGTAACTTTTGCAACTGAGTTAACATGGGTGCAATCTTTTCTTCAAGAACTTGGCATTAATATTCCTCATGCGCCAATCTTATATTGTGATAATATTAGTGCCACATGTTTTTATGTTAATCTAGTTTTTCACTCTCAAATGAAATATCTCTTTGGATTATCACTTTGTATGGGAAAAAGGTCACACAAGGTCAACTTCACATATCTCACATCTTTACACATGATTAACTAGTTGATGCCTTGACAAAGCCATTATCTCGAGCCAACTTGTTCTTTCTTTTATCTAGGACTGGTGTCTCTGATGGAAACACTATCTTACGAAGGCGTGTACAAGAGAAATTTTCTCCACAATCAAAGGTACAATCTTCTCCACAATCAAAAGAACAATCTTTGCCAATCAATGATATTTCTAATTCAACTTATGTTCAAACATGTGTTTAAAATCATGGTTGTAAATTAGCCCATTTATAGCTAGGTATTAATTCTTTAGTTAActatataacaatatataagGTGTACCTATTTCTAAGAatgatatatatgaaattatttcaCAAACTCATTCCTCCATACTTTGTATCTCAAACATGCACTCTAGGGATATATAGGTCCCACATGTGTTTACAAGACATCTATGTCCGAACTCATCACCCTAATTGTAAgaaaacatgcataaatcaatTCTCAAATcgtttttaaaaatcattaatcaaatatatgtttttcaaatCTTGCTCTCGAGCCCATGCAAAATCTCATATTGGGCTTTATCTAACTTTCACTTATCATGTACATGATCTTAATAATCATTCCTTATCATATTATCTCTCACATGCACATCTTGATACTTCAACATACCTTTATCAcatcaaatattcataatagtGTAAATTTGAAGTAACAAAAGGTTAAGTatcatttaaaacttaaattaactGCAAACAACCAACATTGACATAATAAACATTTAGAATTAATTACTCTTACCACTTATACATAAATCCTACCCAAGATTTCtacaaattttacataaaattaaactctaaattatttaaacaaagttGGCAATCAATCTTATACCTTAGATTAacaataacaattgaaaatgaacaaagaaaaaaaagggtagAGCAAAAAATAAAGGGCAGGATTGATTACTACTATCATTTCTACAATCACTTTTAGCAATGATTTCATTAACTTTTCAACAAATTTCAGGTAAAACTACACATGATACTAAAATACatgataatgatgaaaatttgatgaaagaataagattaaatttaaagttttacataCTAAGAACAAATCACGCGTACCTCAAGaaatctttaaatttcaaattcaattcttggaaaaaaaaaagaagtaacaTAATGAAATGCTTACTTAAGATGACATTGTTGTCAAATTTCttagatttttaattgaattttaaattaaattatgaataaaaaagtgTTTGAGCAGTTAGACTTTACTTAAAGTTAGAAATGAAGGTAAAATGAGTATTAATATGGGTTCTTGGCTATGTACATATAATTGATAGAGTGTTGGCTAATTCATTGAGACCCCTTAAAGTTAGGAATTTAACCACACAAAGTTTATCCTAAGAACACTTTTTCATCTCTCtatggtataaataatattttcccacttaaaatcaaactatattaatgaaaaaaccTCACATAGTATTAGAAattgaaattatcaatttgtacttattattttatttttcaaaattatcatataacctcaacttaacaaaaataaaaaagaaaacctttaaatatctaaattacatGCGAATAcatttgtttctctttctttgacCCTTAACCATTTTTGTCCCTCTTCTTGGTTTCGGGATGAAAATGGTGACAAATGATAATAGTAATTATacaaatagaaatataaataaaagtattaatgatGTATAATTGCATGTTTGTGGGTAAactataatttctaaaattatcaAGAGTGTTAATGAAAACTTTAAggaggtttttgaaaattaaaaatagtttgattgcttttaaaattataaattttcaatatggtccttgatagtttcaaaaataatagttgCACCCTAAATAACATTACAACATAGTGAACACACCACCAATTAGGAttgtaaatgtaatattataaactataggcataataataatattttcaaaatatgagagttaatatgataatttctgAAGGAGTGGCATCGTGGGTagaaaagtattatttatgtcaCCTAAGGGTAGAAAAGGTTTTTGTGCaaaagcttgggtgggaaaagaCATTTTACTCTCTTTAAAAATGAAAGGTCtcaataaacataataattagtAAAGCTCcggaaaatttatttttgtaaaactaTCAGGGAAAATTAGTTAGTTGATCAAACCTCAGGGTTTTCATAGAGACagataaagtttgaaaaacttccAGCCAGGCTCTCTTGGCGCTCATAAATCAAAATTCCCACATTTTCACATTCTTCTTCTTCGCTCGTCCATGGCCTCTTCAACTTCAACCGATTCTTCTCTCCTTTCCGAACTCGAATCCTGCAATACAACAACCCCTATCTTCTCTCTCTTCTCCTCCTATCTCCGCCCCTTCTCAGACCTTAAAAATCCGCAAGACAAAACCCTAATTCGTTCCCTCGCCAAGAAATTCCTTTCCTTCCTCAACAAATCCCTCTCTATTCTCCCCAAACGCCTCTCCAATGCCGATGCACTCTCCAAAGATGAGCAGCTCGTTTCGGATCTCATCGACGTGTATAGGCTTTGCTTGAATTGCTTGGACTTGGTTTCGTCGCAGTTAGCGTGCAAGCCTTACTCCATTCAGCTCCAGAAAATGAGGTTAGTGCGTTGCTTGGAGGCTTTGGGGAAGTACGAGGATGCTGAGAGCGAGGGGCTTCAGGTTTTGCAGGGGCTTAGGAGAATGGATTTCGATGGAAAATCTTGTGATGCGGAGTTTTCTTTGGTGTTTGTGGAAGTTGTGGTAGTGATGGTTAAGTGTGCAGCGATGAGACAAAGGAAGGATGGTGAAGTTTACAGGAGAGTGCTTGGGTTGGTTGAAGAGGCGAGGCACTGGTTCAGGTTAttattttctgaaaaataatgttttattttgtgtgATTAGAAAAGTTGGAACTGGAAGATACCAaactgaaatattatttatgtgtttaaGAAAATAACAGCCGGTAAAGGGGTTCTAGCTAGTAGGATTTTCAATATGAGTTGGACCTGCAGTTATCATTGTTGAGTTAGCTCACAATTTTTAATGCGATCTTTCACATGTTCAAGTGAATTGAAAATTGCTTCTGTTAAGCTGTCGGAAGAATTAATTTCAGTTTCAAAGTGATAATTGCTTATATGTATCTTGAATATCTATAGATTATTAGTTTTACTTGCTACttgcaaaattatattaaagttgaCGTTTGCAAGTGTAAGAAGgaataattttgttgttaagaCTTCAGACTGAGCTGATTAGTTGGCTGATTGGTTTTTGAATACTTCAGGGTATTGGATGCAAATGCATATGAGAAGTTGCATAGAGTACTTGTGTCTTATATGGGTAAATGCACTCTTTTTTTGGTTGGAGAGCTAATTCTCTTTACTGGAAATTTGGTAAGTGAATTTTGTTTGGCAACATTGACTGAGTATGCAAATGCATCAATGAAAGATCAAATTTATAAGGTAATTATTTTACTTCCCAGTTACAGTATTGCATACCTTTAGAAATATTGTAATTAATCAACCATGTGCAGTTCTCTCGCCGGATATGTGCATCTCTGTTTTCACTAAAGGAGAGTAAGCAGTCAGTTGTCGTTGAAATAATACTTGGTGTCCTGGATTCTGTTGCCTGTCAATGCAAGGTAAAGTGAAGACTGTCATATAGCCAGAGGATTCTTAACATTAAAGAAATGTGCTTAAATAATGCATCTGCTGTCATGTAAAGTAACTCAAAGCATTACTTCTTTCTGTGATTTATCTTCAAAATGCCTGTGAATTCTATTCATTAATATGTTATGATATACGTATAAAGAACATGATAATTTATTCACTTGTCTTGGCATTGCATGAATTTTTGGTGACAGTTCTTAAGCCTTATTTTGGTTGTGGGACTGAATCGAGAAAATGCTTCTCTTTAGGGTCTTAAATCAGTGTGACACATTGTGGGTTCAGAGTTGTTCATATGATTGACGCTATAGGGAATACATTCTTTCAAGATCTAGGAGAAAATTTGCGCTTATTAAATTAACTGCTTTGCATTTTAGTAAGAGATCTAATGCTAATTGctatattaatttgattcaataacGAAAGATGTTGAGGTTATTGATGCTTGGACGTTATCCTTACCTTCTTTGAATTATATCAACTTCTTCATTGCTCTCTTGTTATGTTAGATGTCTCATTCCTAAATAGTCTTTCCATTCTAACGTAATGGTACTTTACTTTTCATTCTGATTGTATGGCCCTTCACTTTTCTTTCCTTGGGttttttcttcatcaatttAACTGTATGACATATGAGAGAACATGCTTTGGGCCTTTTATTATGGGTTTAAGTTGGGAAAAATATGCTGCTGTTATATTTGGAGACTGCTAGTTGCAATATTTTACTTGATTCAACATTATTAATTCAAACCCCATAGTGATTGCAACTTTAGTACTTAACTTTTGGCAGGTTGAATTAAATAACAGTGGAATTGAGCTGGTTGAACTTGTATCATATTGTGCCAACAAATGTCGTGCCACATGTACATTTTTTTGTGGTACTGTTGCAGGACATCTAGATCACATAGCAGGTGACTTACCTCAGGTATCTTGTTCTGTTATTTATGGGTTTTGTAGCATGGTATGTCATATCATTGTTTAGTAAAGATGTTTCTGcttgttaattttaagttaaactaATTGGCAGGTTATGACACCTACTGATTTGATTCTGAGGCTCTATGCCGCTGGGTTGTACTTTACCAACTATGGTGTTAACTGCACTGGTGGTGATTTAACATCATCCAGAGGTGCAAAAAAGGAGTTTGCAATCAGGATTTTGCTTAATGATGGTGATAGACTATACAAATTGGCTACTTTGCTTGGTTCATTGGGACGTCACTTTTCTGTTAGCTGCAAAGAGAATGTGTCATCTAGATTTGAATATGAGGACTCTTTCAGTCAAATATGTTTGCAGACAAATTCTAATCATGAGGCCTCTATAACTCTGATGCAGAAAATTGGAGAGGACTATATGCTGTCTTACTTAAATGCATTGAAATTCTTGTGCCATCCACTTGCTGAACTAATTAATtcagagaaaaaagagatagtTTCTGAAATTGAAACTATTCCGGGTCATGAACAGCTCTCAATTATTCAGGATGCATTTTATCAGCTTTCTggtgcttttcttttttggcaGAGGCAAGTGAATTCTGATACTCTATATCTACATTTCTTTGTTCAATGGCTATAAATGGAGCTATTTGTGCACCAAAAGGGTTCTAGTGTTCTATTGtgcatttaattttgaaactttgcttttcaaataacaaaataaggTCTGTAAAATGTAATCAGTTTTGCCTTGCGAGTTAAATTTACTACTTATACTAATCAAATACTGTTGATGTGAGGGATAATTTCCTATagtgatttttttaatctagTACTCTTTTTAAGACCTGAGATGAAAGAGGCTCTCTTGAAGGGCCAGTTCTATGCTATCTATGCCAAAAGAAGATGTCAATGAAATTACATGGTAGCATTCTTGAGTATGAAATTATATGAAGTCATGGATAACGCTGAAACTGGTGTAGGTTAATATCTGGAAATCCATGCTCAAGATCTTTTGTTGCATTCTTGATTGTATttacaaatattgaaatttttcttatttttacatGCAGCTATGCATCTGAAAGAGATAAACATGGATTTGATGATAACAAGATTGTAATTACTGTAGCTGTGGCTGCTTTTATTCTCTCAATCAGAACAAATTGTAAAATGAAGGTGGTGCTCTTACTCTGTGATACTAGGCTGGCTGAAATTTGGTCACTTGATGcagattttgttttcttaatcaTTGTAGGAATgtagtatattttttttccaacttatttgttagcttttttttttttttttccagaagaGTTCTCGCCTAATTAAGAACATCATTGCTAGTGAATGGATTGAACCTCAAggactaaaatatatttatgccTCTCTTTACAATATTGGTGTATCTCTGTACAGAAATAAGCAATTGAAAGAGGTAACTTCATGGAGCAATGTGGTTTTGCTTTGTGTTCTTTATAATGCTAGTTATTTCCCcctcaaaatcatcatctagtttacaagaatgaaaaaacaatatattttattgcaTGGTTAAtttgcaaatatttttttcattctcaatAGATGCCTTGTTATCAATGATTGTTACAATATTGTTTGTGCATGCTTTGAAATTAACTTTGGTTACTAATCAGTAGGATTAACTAATTTCAGAAGTTTGTGTAGTATCCTTTTCTGAAATTGCTCATGCATTTGCTATTTGCTGCCAGGATAGCTCACAAAATCTATTTGCTGttcaattgataaatataagGTCAACCCTTAGTTGACTAATTTTAAGCTCAACTCTTCACAAAGGCCTCCAAATTTTTGGTACTTCATTCATGTACATGTTAGTTAAGCTATGAAAGAGAATATAGTAAtagcaattcatgcctcgtggctTTGAAGACTGTTTTCACTGGTCACacgttattattttgatgatagtATAAATACATTTCTGGTCTTAGAAGTAGTGAATAGTATCAAAGAAGCAAAATTTTCTGGCCTACAGAAACTTCAAATTTTCCAGTCTATATTTTGCGACCACAATTAGTTCTGGGTTTTGTGTTTACAATAGGTGTATATGTGTATCCTTCCACCgagaaacataaaaaagaaagggataattacaaatttttattaaatgtatgAGAAAGAACAGACAAGTGATTGGAGAGATAGATCAATGTGAACATGGACAATGAGGATGCAGTAGATTTGATCCCAGGAAAACAGAATAAATGATCAACTTAGATTAATCATCATTTATATCCATGTAGATGATAGGGAAGAAGTGTTCATTCTTGATAAACATGCATGCACATATTTCCTATCTTGGATAATCAACTTGAACTGTAATATCCTTGTAGTGTTTGTTTTGCGTTTAAGGTGTTTGGTTTGTATGAATTATGTATTCTGTCTTTGCAGGCTTCAGAGGCTCTCAAATTATGTTGTAGAGCTTCATGGACTTGTGCAGTACTTCAATGCAAAATGTTTATACAGAAATCAGAGGGGTCCCTTCATGATCTGTCGGAAGGTGCTAttgttgattttgttaatgAGGCATGCACAAGAAGTGCTTTTCTTTTGGAGGTTCTCCATCAATCTAATAGTCATAAGATGAAAAAAGTCATTGTTCAGAGTCTTGAAAATTGGTCTGTTGTTTACACTTTGTTTAGAAGGCTGCCAGGTCCTATGCTTTTGGTGAAAAATTGGGTTAAGGTAACCTGCGAGAAACCCTCCTAACTTGTTCACTATATTTCCTTTTATCTGTATCCTGATTGTTGATTGATTGTCAGATAGTATGTAAACTTCGTGAGAATGTAGATGTAGAGGATGCTGCTCCATCTTTATACAGTTTGCTGTCATCTTCTGAAACACTGTCAGAAAAGACACTTGGCATTATTTTAGAGCAGGTTTGGTCCACCGTATGAAGCGGACATTTTATTTCAGGTGTTCTTGTTATAATGCTTCTTTTTAGATACTGATGTatggtttttcttctttcatttgttCTCTGATTTTTTAGGAGCTTCATGCATATGAAGAATTGAATCCCTTAGGCCCAGAGTTGTGTCAGAGAAggcaaatgaaaattattagtATCCTTCTGCAAAACGTGTACGATACAGAAGATAGTGGGTTACAGAAGTCAAGAATTTTACTCAAAAAAGCAAGGACATTAAGGGCCGTGGGAAGGGAAGGTTTGAAGGACTGTATTCAGTGCTTGTCAGAAGCAATATTCTTTATGGTGATTTACTTAGTTCATTGTCTTTCTCTCCTCATTTCTACCCAGCTGATACAATTTTAAGTTGTGAATTCTTATCATTTTTAGAGTTGAATTTATGATTAACTGGAAAATATTCTCTGAACAGAATGGCATTTCTGAAGACATATGTAGACGTGGAACTTTGCTGTGTCATCTGTTAGCTGTGGCATATTGCTTACGTGCTTTATGTACCCAGGAAGCTGAACCAAACTCTAAGGTGTTGATGCATAAAAGGCTAGTCTCCAGGATTGCGTAATTAATGCTTAATTGTTTTGTGTGTTCAGTTAGTAACCATGCATAAATTTGGTTTTGAAGTATTTGTTTCACTGAATTAATGCCTGGTTTTTGTTGTAAACAGCAAGTCATCAAAGATATTGATTCTGCCCTAAATCAATGGTTGAGCATATCCATTTGCTCTACAATTGATGAGTGCAATATAGTCACAGAGAATACAATGCTACTATTGTATAATGTAGTTGATCTGTTATCAATGAAGGTATGCTTTTGACCTGAGTTGGATGCTGTTGGTTTGCAATGAAGCATAGTGTTCTTGATTTTTGACATCACATTAtcttttttggtatttttaggGTTGTACAGAATTTCACCATCGTTTATATAAACTGatgattagatttttaaaatggaAGAATGTTCCATTGGAAAAGTGCGTGTACATTTTGTGGGAAAGTAGAAGGCTTAGTCATGCTCTTTGCATTTCCCCCGTGAACGAGGCGTTTCTCATAAATTTAGCTGAGCAATGTGGTGAAATTTCTAAATCTATTGATTTTTGGATACGCTGTTTAAAGGAATCTCAACCATTGTTAGTTGGATTCCAACAGAGTCTCACACTTTTATTTGCTGATATTCGTGAAAGTCTTGATCAACCATACATTACAATTGCTGACGTGAAAGATGCTGTTTCTGATCTCACTTCAAGGGTAAGATTTTCTAATTAGCaccatttatattttaatcttttatttgtgTTATCTTATTGATGTAAAGTGTCAATGTCCTTGCAGCTTCCTCTACCTCCTCGTTCTTTGTTCCTTGTTGGATATCTCTACTATGACTTAAGTGAAAGACTTGCTGCAAAGGGACAACTTTTTGAGGTAAACAGCTTTAGATTTACTTCCAAATTTGTGTTACCtgaagttcttttttttttttttcctgaaaaGATGTTGTGCACAAGCTCTAGAAATTAGGTGCAATTTTCTATCTATAGCTGTGTGTCTGTTTCTGAACTTGTCTAAGTAGTTCTAACAGCTGTCAAGAGGAGTAGAATGACTAGTCCTTTCTTTCATAGGTGTGGGGCATCTATGCATGACTCCATTATTTTATGAACTTTTATGTAATTACCTGATGTGGCGTTGATGTGAGTTTGACTTTTTGTGATCAGATTAGGATAGGGTATCCCCTTTTTCCCCTTGTAATGGCCTAGTGGCAACCAGATTGAAAATTGGATGATTGTGCGGCATCTAAGTGAAGAGTTGACTAATTTCAAATGGATGCTGCCAAAAATTTAGTACTTATGTGCTTGTATGTGTTGGTTTTCTGTTTGTGGATTGATTtcttgttttcaattttcactAATTGTCAATTGTGTTGAGATTGTATTgttattggagtgaaattcttttttaaatagttaCATATTTTTTGATCCTTTTTGTCACAGTTTGTATTTTGCATTTTTGTTCAAAACTTCATCTTCCTCCTTGTTTGATTTTCGGAGAAATTTAACCTATAGCGTTAGACTTGAACCTTCTAATCTATTTTAGACcttacaaatttaattactGTTTTTGAATGTccttatatttttgttatggcAGAAAAGGATTTACTTTGGAAGTTTGGTTTTTGGAATTCATGTTCATTgaattaatggaaaaaatgCCACATTTGGTTTAGCTTATATAGAGTATGATTGACTAATagtaattatttcaataatccATCAGGTCTCTTGATAAACATTTACTTAAGTCCTCTATAGTGGATGGCCATGTCCTATAAGCATCTCCCCTCCCCcctcctcccccccccccccccccccccccccaaaaaaaaaaaaggaataataaaTTGACCCCTGACATTTATATCCTACTCAAACCGGAGAAACTAATCTAAACTACAgttaatctaaaaattaaaaaaatgacttGTCTCTAAATTCCAAGAACAGAATATTGCATAATCTTTTGATTCGGCATCATTTAGAGGGATTGTGTATTTTCTCCTGTAGTTTCTTTTGCCTTACAAAGAAAGTAGAATAACAAGTTGGAACAGTTTTTTCGATCATGAATACCATGACaacagtttttttttcctttttggttttGAAGGTTTTGAGTTGTTTCAATTACTAAAATTcctgaaatttatatgattggTTTTGAATTTATAGGCATCATTGTATTTATCACTCTTTTTAAGTCAATTTTCTAACAAGTTTTTCTTATAACTTAGGCTCTTTCACATGCCAAAGAGGCTCACCGGCTTCGTACTGAACTCTTTCAAGAGATATTTTCGTATTCTAGTGACAGGCATGTTCAAAAGTATGAGGCAGGGGACCTCATGCAGAAGCTAACTTATGCTTTTAAAGATTTCCATGTAACCAGATCTATTACTAGTCAAGTTTGGTCATTTGATGTTACTTTGTGGAATGTGGATGATTGTTATCTTAGTCCATGGAATGTCCTACAATGTTATCTTGAAAGTACTCTCCAGGTTTGGCTTATC contains:
- the LOC123214667 gene encoding separase-like isoform X3 → MASSTSTDSSLLSELESCNTTTPIFSLFSSYLRPFSDLKNPQDKTLIRSLAKKFLSFLNKSLSILPKRLSNADALSKDEQLVSDLIDVYRLCLNCLDLVSSQLACKPYSIQLQKMRLVRCLEALGKYEDAESEGLQVLQGLRRMDFDGKSCDAEFSLVFVEVVVVMVKCAAMRQRKDGEVYRRVLGLVEEARHWFRVLDANAYEKLHRVLVSYMGKCTLFLVGELILFTGNLVSEFCLATLTEYANASMKDQIYKFSRRICASLFSLKESKQSVVVEIILGVLDSVACQCKVELNNSGIELVELVSYCANKCRATCTFFCGTVAGHLDHIAGDLPQVMTPTDLILRLYAAGLYFTNYGVNCTGGDLTSSRGAKKEFAIRILLNDGDRLYKLATLLGSLGRHFSVSCKENVSSRFEYEDSFSQICLQTNSNHEASITLMQKIGEDYMLSYLNALKFLCHPLAELINSEKKEIVSEIETIPGHEQLSIIQDAFYQLSGAFLFWQSYASERDKHGFDDNKIVITVAVAAFILSIRTNCKMKKSSRLIKNIIASEWIEPQGLKYIYASLYNIGVSLYRNKQLKEASEALKLCCRASWTCAVLQCKMFIQKSEGSLHDLSEGAIVDFVNEACTRSAFLLEVLHQSNSHKMKKVIVQSLENWSVVYTLFRRLPGPMLLVKNWVKIVCKLRENVDVEDAAPSLYSLLSSSETLSEKTLGIILEQELHAYEELNPLGPELCQRRQMKIISILLQNVYDTEDSGLQKSRILLKKARTLRAVGREGLKDCIQCLSEAIFFMNGISEDICRRGTLLCHLLAVAYCLRALCTQEAEPNSKQVIKDIDSALNQWLSISICSTIDECNIVTENTMLLLYNVVDLLSMKGCTEFHHRLYKLMIRFLKWKNVPLEKCVYILWESRRLSHALCISPVNEAFLINLAEQCGEISKSIDFWIRCLKESQPLLVGFQQSLTLLFADIRESLDQPYITIADVKDAVSDLTSRLPLPPRSLFLVGYLYYDLSERLAAKGQLFEALSHAKEAHRLRTELFQEIFSYSSDRHVQKYEAGDLMQKLTYAFKDFHVTRSITSQVWSFDVTLWNVDDCYLSPWNVLQCYLESTLQVGIILELVGNGIEAESFFLWGKSISCLQSLPLFIVAFSSVLGKLYRKKQLWDLAEKELKSAKHILEESSKNFSCSKCRLMLEVTVDQQLGDLSRSLCDGAAGNSLMERLSNAENIYKSALEKLNLSEWKNSISCPDGESVESIFLKRPFGQNDEHVATNKYSDSSVYYPDTKEILTRDGSVAKMEGKTSRKLKNAPKAFLKDQPLIPESNSRITRSKYRSSQNQCVNGSSEVQAGLSKHTIDNTSSDFINPLSQRESVLERKSCIVNTGCEATCICNKMKCWRCLSVEVIESGLLDNFVHMKWEFIRRRLSLSVLTGIGKCLGNRDQIHEAHEIILQSLSVLFSRNSFCHAHSSLSPKFLLDLIGKEFSGDVFAVERAAILYNICWLSLKDYHSKKTRHSCCDLSNIQLQKIVPWLMIAFVLCREVPILFQKVSRLLAVVFILSSSSKLFSLSSSCKVLSEGHWASFFHQASLGTHLNCQFLSNMTWRYKGQHLLDAESTHVTSSLNLWTESSNSLSFAPESIKNLEQFVKDFFVGLPCATVICVTLLGGAYASLLQELLLYPSWVHAWMLFSRLNSKSQPIVVLLPVNTILEDDGVNANFGFEELYESKDCGKHWHCPWGSTVVDDVAPAFQSILKESYLMSFPQDTERNRSLWWMQRKKLDQRLGELLRKVEDSWLGHWKYMFLGEWSNCKNMDRILKKLARDLKSKCKVDVNESLLRVVLGGLKSGYKREENMAQLFSKKGCCIGTFGYSDNNNQRASSKESNGVEKLSELAFQLIDEALKELEAEESVNREPAILVLDCEVQMLPWENIPILRNQEVYRMPSVGSIFAALERIHHQEQVRKLVATFPSIDPLDAYYLLNPSGDLSYTQVQFEDWFRDQNLKGKAGSPPTAEELAVALKNYDLYIYFGHGSGSQYIKWHHVQKLEKCAATLLMGCSSGSLSLNGCYAPSGTPLSYLQAGSPVIFANLWDVTDKDIDRFAKAMLDGWLRERLNVSVDSEQTILVGEEHDAKNRRGKGIKKKTSRNKSPDSLDNGTFKNSCDSRPKLGSFMGSARDACQLPFLIGASPVCYGVPTGIRRKTSL